A single region of the bacterium genome encodes:
- a CDS encoding biotin/lipoyl-binding protein has product MPAQVRKKRRWLRRILIVLFILIALGVVGYVLSVHFRFTAGDEGAIESDVNKVDRGDITSRLTETGQTYLENTVDVMSKVSGTVTRTDVEEGDEIKKGQMLAVVQPDNTELLRLYGRRAQLANAYISMVQARDDLLHQKRLFDKVRGTSWDNVLRKERGLATAKTNFRLALMELHILESDMEIENGMASQVMHALKSGTEGQVRRTMDSLLDVIAVDGKGFVKLADVRILAPSAGVVIYKGVEVGEMVISGTSALSNGTVLFTIGDLHSMFISCNVSEVDAGKLEIG; this is encoded by the coding sequence TTGCCGGCGCAAGTGCGCAAGAAGCGTCGATGGTTGAGGCGCATCCTTATCGTGCTGTTTATTCTGATTGCTCTGGGTGTGGTAGGTTACGTTCTTAGCGTGCACTTCCGCTTCACGGCTGGCGACGAGGGGGCTATCGAGTCGGACGTGAACAAGGTGGACAGGGGCGATATTACCTCTCGCCTGACCGAGACGGGTCAAACGTATCTTGAGAACACGGTCGATGTGATGTCAAAGGTCTCCGGGACAGTAACGCGGACAGATGTCGAGGAGGGGGACGAGATCAAGAAGGGGCAGATGCTCGCCGTAGTTCAGCCCGATAACACCGAGCTGTTGCGGCTTTATGGGAGGCGTGCCCAGTTAGCAAACGCCTATATCAGTATGGTTCAGGCCAGGGACGATCTTTTGCATCAAAAACGCCTTTTTGATAAGGTTCGTGGGACTTCCTGGGACAACGTGCTTCGCAAGGAACGAGGGCTGGCCACTGCAAAGACCAACTTCAGGCTCGCCCTGATGGAGCTTCACATACTCGAGAGCGACATGGAGATAGAGAACGGGATGGCGTCGCAGGTGATGCACGCATTGAAGTCTGGAACCGAGGGCCAGGTCAGGAGGACAATGGACAGCTTGTTGGATGTTATCGCCGTGGATGGGAAAGGCTTTGTTAAGCTTGCGGACGTTCGGATCCTCGCTCCCAGTGCTGGCGTCGTGATCTACAAGGGCGTTGAGGTCGGCGAGATGGTCATCTCGGGCACGTCGGCGCTCAGCAACGGCACCGTGCTTTTTACTATTGGGGACCTTCATTCAATGTTCATCAGCTGCAACGTGAGCGAGGTTGACGCTGGCAAGCTCGAGATCGGCC
- a CDS encoding flagellar hook protein FlgE: protein MLASLYSGLSGLSSYVLGMDVLGNNIANINTVGFKGSVPIFQNILSQSIAQQMDNGGATAGQGVSVGSITPSFSQGSLMSTDVATDLAIQGNGFFVLGDASGNNFYTRAGNFTFNKEYDLVNPNGLHVLGWSAMTNTGEINTSGAAANIHLPLGMTMDPQATTLFKTNINLDAEATVDNPSTSSVDEAETFSTSLTTYDSLGAAHTVTLEFTPIDENGDSILDRWDWIAYVGKSEVDSSTTLPSTSDGNGVIIARGDSDYGATGNPALDFDPMRFDSGGVLISNAGAASLDFASVNWANGAKDQSVAWEIRSEIDSGTTYLTGYALNSAISYTYQDGFSIGELESVGINSDGKIIGVFSNGTTKAVAQIALATFPAPTSLTIMGENMFAQAPGSGNPTIGIANAGGRGTIVGQSLEMANVDLTSQFTSMIVMQRGFEANSKIITTANEMIQIMVNLKR from the coding sequence ATGTTAGCATCCTTGTATTCAGGGCTATCGGGCCTCAGTTCCTACGTGCTAGGAATGGATGTGCTCGGTAACAACATCGCCAACATCAACACAGTTGGCTTCAAGGGGTCTGTGCCGATATTCCAGAACATTCTCAGCCAGTCGATTGCCCAGCAGATGGACAACGGCGGCGCAACGGCTGGCCAGGGGGTGTCCGTGGGGTCCATCACACCGTCGTTCTCCCAGGGCTCTCTTATGAGCACCGATGTAGCGACCGACCTCGCCATCCAGGGCAACGGGTTCTTCGTGCTGGGGGATGCCTCTGGTAACAATTTCTACACCAGAGCGGGTAACTTCACCTTCAACAAGGAGTATGACCTGGTCAACCCGAACGGTCTGCATGTTTTGGGCTGGTCTGCTATGACGAATACGGGTGAGATAAACACGTCGGGCGCGGCGGCCAACATACACCTCCCGCTTGGCATGACGATGGACCCGCAGGCGACCACACTCTTCAAGACCAACATAAACCTCGACGCCGAGGCGACCGTCGATAACCCGTCCACGTCTTCTGTTGACGAGGCGGAGACCTTCAGCACGTCGCTGACTACCTACGATTCGCTTGGGGCAGCCCACACGGTAACGCTCGAGTTCACTCCTATTGACGAGAATGGTGACTCGATTTTGGACCGATGGGATTGGATTGCATACGTAGGGAAGTCGGAGGTTGACTCCTCGACGACATTGCCGTCTACGTCGGACGGAAACGGCGTGATTATAGCCAGAGGCGATTCAGATTACGGGGCCACGGGCAATCCAGCGCTTGACTTTGACCCGATGAGGTTCGACTCCGGCGGGGTATTGATCTCCAACGCTGGTGCGGCATCGCTGGACTTCGCGTCGGTCAATTGGGCGAATGGCGCAAAGGACCAGAGTGTCGCGTGGGAGATCAGGAGTGAGATTGACAGCGGCACCACGTATCTGACCGGATATGCGCTCAACTCCGCGATTTCTTACACCTATCAGGACGGCTTCTCGATCGGTGAACTGGAATCGGTGGGCATAAACAGCGACGGGAAGATAATCGGCGTGTTCTCTAACGGGACGACCAAGGCGGTCGCTCAGATTGCCTTGGCGACATTCCCGGCGCCCACATCTCTGACGATAATGGGTGAGAACATGTTCGCTCAGGCGCCTGGGTCCGGCAACCCTACGATCGGCATAGCGAATGCCGGTGGCCGAGGGACGATAGTTGGACAGTCCCTCGAGATGGCCAACGTTGACCTGACCTCGCAGTTCACTTCGATGATCGTGATGCAGCGCGGATTCGAGGCCAATTCCAAAATAATCACGACCGCGAACGAGATGATACAGATAATGGTGAATCTCAAGCGGTAG
- a CDS encoding TIGR02530 family flagellar biosynthesis protein translates to MTNELAGPGLLRGVRQVQQNGLRSPDKARKSAQGNGFGAFLQEAQANADGLRFSAHAMRRLESRGIELSRDDLSRLSDAVGQAESKGSRESLVLMDDLAAIVSIKNRTVVTVLDANNSMEKVFTNIDSTVLARR, encoded by the coding sequence ATGACGAATGAGCTTGCTGGTCCTGGGCTTCTGCGAGGGGTTAGGCAGGTCCAGCAGAATGGACTGCGCAGTCCCGATAAGGCCAGGAAGTCGGCGCAAGGGAACGGCTTTGGCGCCTTTCTTCAAGAGGCGCAGGCCAATGCTGACGGGCTCAGGTTCTCGGCGCACGCCATGAGGCGGCTTGAATCGCGGGGGATCGAGCTTTCGCGAGATGACCTGTCGCGCCTTTCGGACGCGGTGGGCCAGGCCGAGTCGAAAGGAAGCAGAGAGTCGCTTGTGCTGATGGACGATCTCGCGGCGATAGTGAGCATCAAGAATCGAACGGTCGTAACAGTATTGGACGCAAACAACAGTATGGAGAAGGTTTTCACGAACATAGACAGCACGGTTTTGGCTAGGAGATAG